The nucleotide sequence TTACGACAAGATGAGACGTGATTTGCATGGCCTGCCTTCCAAGAAGGTCGAGCCGACGCTGATTTTCTCTCACTCGTTCCCTGAAGTCGTGACAGGTGTGGAGATGACCCTGAACAACGAAAAACCAACGGAACGTGACGCGATGATCAGGTCGACACAGCTTGCCAAAGTGCTGCTGGACAAGGCCTTTGCCGACAGAGATGCCTGACAGTCCTGGATAAGTAACGCCCACGGCAAGCCGGTACATGGCAGTGATGCATTCGCGTATCCTGAGTGACCCCCTCGAATCGCGGACCTTGCTTTCCATGCTGGTGATTTCCAACAACGTGCATCTGTCCGACGCCGAGATCGAGTTGACTGCCATCCGTGCCCAAGGCGCCGGCGGCCAGAACGTCAACAAGGTCTCCAGTGCCGTGCATCTGCGTTTCGACATTCCGGCCTCGTCCCTGCCGCCGTTCTACAAGGAACGATTGCTGGCGCTGCGCGACAGTCGCATCACCAGCGAAGGGGTGCTGGTACTCAAGGCCCAGCAATACCGGACCCAGGAGCAGAATCGCGCCGATGCCCTGGAGCGCTTGGTGGAGTTGATCCTCAGCGCGACCAAGGTGGAGAAAAAACGCCGCCCCACCAAACCGACCCTGGGTTCGAAAAAGCGACGCCTGGAATCGAAGACCAAGCGCGGCAGTATCAAGGCCGGGCGTGGCAAGGTGGATTTCTAGCCTGCGTTGCGTTCTTCACGGTACTTGGGGGACTGCCGATATAAATACAGGCTGAGCAGCAGTCCGGCGAAGGCGGCGAGCGCGGCGAACAGAAAGATCGAGGCAAAGCCGAAACCCGCTGCAATCGCTCCGGCCAGCGGCCCGGTAATGCCCAGCGACAGATCGACAAACAGCGAATATGCGCCTACCGCCGCCCCCCGGCTGGAGGCTGGCACCAGGTTGACCGCTTCCACGCCAAGCGCGGGAAACACCAGGGAAAAACCGAATCCGCTCAAGGCAGCGCCGGCCAGTGCCAATTCGGCGTTCGGCGCCAGCCACAGCAACAGCAGGCCCAGGCTTTCCACCGCCAGGCAGGCGATCGCCACGCGAAAGCCACCCATCCGGTTGATCAGGTTGCCAAACAACAGGCGTGCGCCGATAAAGCTCGCACCGAACAGGCTCAGGCACAGTACGGCGTTGTCCCAATGCTGGGTGGCGTAATACAGAGTGATAAAGGTCGCGATGGTACCAAAGCCAATGGAGCCCAGCGCTAACCCGCAGCCGTGGGGCAGAACGCGGCCCAGCACATGCATGAACGGCAAGCGTTCACCTGCGACCACTGGCGCCGCGCGTTTCGGCCAGGCCAGCAGCAACCCCAGCAACGCCAGCAAAATAATGCTCAGGCCCATGCTCCACAGCCCCAGTCGATTGACCAGCCACACCCCCAACGGCGCGCCAATGGCCAGGGCGCCGTAGCTGGCGATGCCATTCCAGGAGATGACTTTGGCGGTGTTCGTCGCGCCGACCCGACCGATGCCCCAGCCGATCGAGCCTGAACCCACCAGGCTTTCGGCGCTGCCCAACACCAGGCGGCCGATCAACAGGCTGGTCAGGCTCAGGACGGGCAGGTGTGTCAGCCAGGCCGAGAGCAACATGAATACGCCGCTCAAGCCGCAGCCTGCCAAACCGTACATTACCGCGCGCTTGCTGCCACGATTATCGATGATACGTCCGGCGTAAGGCCGGCTCAGCAGGGTGGCGAGGTATTGCACGCTGATCACCAGCCCGGCCACGACCGCGCCAAATCCCAACTCGCTGTGGACGTAGCCCGGCAGTACGGCCAAGGGAATGCCGATATTCAAGTAACCGATAAAGGTGAACAAAACGATGGAAACGACTTGCAGCGTGACCGCCATGGGGCGCTGGGTTTCTGGCATGGGAAGAGATCCACTGTCGCGGCAGAAAAAAGATAGCCTGCTTATGATACCGGTGCTTTGGCCCACGCAGGGCGGCAAAACACAAAACTCTGGATCAATGGTGTCAGAGGAAGGACGAGGCACTGCGCTTATCGAGCCACTACGCCACGCATGAGCCAGGAAGGCGATCAGCTATCGGCGGGGTTGAGCAGGCGGGTCGTTACCAGGGCGGCCAGGGCATTTTCCTGGGTGCCGAAGCGCTTGAGCAGCAACGCTTGTTTTTCAGGGCTGAGGCGACTCCACACGTCGACCATTTGCATGGCCGCGCCGAGCAAGGCGTCGTCAGGGTCGGGCTGGGGGCGATCGGTCATGTTGCGAATCTCTGCTACGGGTATTTCAGGCAGTGTGGAAAGCGCGCAATGTCACGCTTTCCACACGGTCTGGGTATTGCGTCAGTCTTGGCTTTCGCTGTCGACAGGTGCTGCTTCTTTGGGCTCGGCCTTGTCGCTACCGGCCTGTTGCGGGGTTGGCTGCTCGGTCTCGTGCAGGCTTGGGAAGGGGAGATTAGGGATCTCGTGCATCGTCGTCGCTCCTCGCAAGGTCTGTTGATGAATTGCAGGTATTCCACGCTTTTAACAAAGCCCGGGCAGCATACAGCACTGTAAATGACAAAAAGACTTTTATTCCTCGAATGGATAAACCTTGATGGCCGAGAAGCAAGGGACATAACGTCACACTGCGGCGCTCTGCTCATCGGTGTGTCTCTTATTGTTTTGGCGTGAGGGGCCTAAAACGGTACTTTGCCAAGAATCATGTCGCGATACATGACGAAATCTCCCAGCAGGCTGTAGAACGGATGTTGAAAAGTCGCCGGTCGATTTTTTTCAAAAAAGAAATGGCCGGCCCAGGCAAAGCTGTAGCCAGCCAGCGGCAGTGCGAGCAATAGCCACCAGGCACCTTTGCCGACGGCCAAGGCGAAAATGAAAATCACCAGGCTGGTGCCGATAAAGTGCAGGCGTCGGCAGGTGCTGTTGCCGTGTTCGCTCAGGTAATAGGGATAGAACTCAGCGAAACTATTGAATTTTCTTATATTTTCCATAATGGCCGGCCCTCTGTTGTTGTTCTATCGAATCGGTGTTCGGTGGGGAGCTTATTTGAGTCTAGAGTCATCAGCGCTAACGGCCAGTGACAATAGATGCCACTTTAGTATCCTTTGATGCCTGGCTGCGATTTCGGCCTTCCCTTTATAGCAAGCAAGCCAAGAAAACCTCATGAGTGAACGAACGACTTCCGCAAGCTGGGCGATGGGGATAGTCAAGGCGCTGGAGATGGAGGGCCTGGATTGCCGTGCCTTGTTCAAGCAGATCGGCCTGGATTACGCGGCCCTGAATGACCCGGACGCGCGCTTCCCCCAGGATTCGATGACCCGGCTCTGGCAGCGGGCGGTGGAGTTGTCGGGCAACCCGGCGATTGGCCTGAACATGGGTAAGGTGGTGCACCCGGCGTCCTTTCATGTGGTGGGTTATGCCTTGATGTCCAGTCGTACGCTCGCCGAAGGGTTTATGCGCCTGGTCCGTTACCAGCGAATCATCGCCGAAAGCGCCGAATTGAGTTTTCGCCTGTTGACCGAAGGCTATGCGTTGATACTGACCGTGCATGGCGACCATCTGCCACCCACCCGGCAAAGCGCCGAGGCCTCTCTGGCCAGCGCGTTGGCGTTGTGCGGCTGGTTGACCGGTCGCACCCTGCAACCGCACAAAGTGCTGGTGCAGGGCGACCAGCCGGCGGACCTGGAGCCCTACAGGCAAGCCTTCCACGCACCGTTGGTGTTCAACGCGCCCTATGACGCGCTGATTTTCGAGCTCGCGGATATGGAGGCACCACTGCCGACGGCAAATGAGGCGATGGCGTTGCTGCATGATCGTTTTGCCGGAGAGTACCTGGCGCGCTTTTCTGAGAGTCGGGTCACTCACAAGACGCGTCAGGTGCTGTGTCGACTGTTGCCTCAGGGCGAGCCCAAGCGCGAGGTGGTGGCGCAGACGCTGCACTTGTCCCAGCGCACTTTGCAGCGGCGTTTGCACGAGGAGGGCACCAGCTTCCAGACCTTGCTCGACGACACGCGCCGCGAATTGGCCGAACAGTACCTGGCGCAGCCGAGCATGACGCTGCTGGAAATTGCCTACTTGCTGGGGTTCGCCGACCCGAGCAATTTTTTCCGCGCGTTCCGTCGCTGGTTCGATGCCACGCCCGGCGTGTACCGGGCGCGGATGCTAAAAGGCGCTGCTCTCAGTGACGCCAGAATGCCGGGATACACAACACAAACACCGTAATGATCTCCAGTCGACCCAGCAGCATGCCAAGCGACAGAATCCACTTGGCTGCGTCCGGCAATGTGGCGAAGTTGCCGGCCGGGCCAATGGTTTCGCCCAGGCCGGGACCGACCCCGGAGACGGTACTGGCGGCGCCGGTCAAGGCGGTCATCCAGTCTAGGCCGAGCAGCGACAGCGCCAGGGCAATCACGCAGATGGTGATGGCGAAGAAGAACGAAAAGGTCAGGATCGAGCGGACGATTTCTTCATCCAGGCGATGACCGTTGTACTTCTGCTTGATCACCGCCCGCGGGTGAATCAGTTGATTCAAGTTAGCCTTGAGCAGGATATAGGCGACCTGGAAGCGAAAGATCTTGATCCCGCCCGCGGTAGAACCCGAGCAACCGCCGATAAAGCCCAGGTAGAAAAACAGCATCAGTGAGAAGTTGCCCCACAGGCTGTAGTCCCCGAGCGCAAAGCCGGTGGTGGTCACAATGGACGTGACGTTCAGCGCGACATGACGCAAGGCTTCGAGCCAATGCAGGTTGGTGGTCCACCAATACCAACTGCCGAGTACCAGCCAGGTGAGCAGCAGCAGGGCGAGCAGACCTTGTACCTGTTGGTCCTTGATCAGTACCTTGCGGTTGCCACGCAAGGTGGCCACATACAGGGCAAATGGCAAACTGCCCAGAATCATCACCACCACGGCCACCCAATGCACCGCAGGCTGTTTCCAGTGGGCCAGGGATTCATCCGAGGTGGAGAACCCGCCGGTGGAAATCGCCGACATGGCGTGGTTGATGGCATCGAACAGGCCCATGCCGGCCCACCAGAATGCCAGGCTGCCGAACAGGGTAATGCCGACATACGCCGCCACGATCAGCCGCGCCACCATGTGGGAGCGGGGCATGACTTTTTCCGAGCGGTCCGAGGATTCGGTCTGGAACAGGCGCATGCCACCGATCCGCAGCAGCGGCAGAATCGCCACGGCCATGGCGATAAAGCCGATACCGCCGAGCCAGTGCAGCAGTGAACGCCAGATCAGAATACCCGGTGACATGGTGTCCAGGCCGCTGAGCACGGTGGCGCCGGTGGCCGTGATGCCGGACATGCTTTCGAAGAACGAGTCGGTGTAGCTGATGTGCTGGGTCAGCAGGAATGGCAGCGCGGCGAAGATGCACACCACCACCCAACTGCTGACCGTCAGCAGGTACATGTCCCTGGGGCGCAGGTGCACATGTTCCGGGCGGCCGGGGATTACCAGGGCCACGCCGGCGACAAAGGTGATCATGCTTGCCCAGAGAAAGGACGGCAGGTCGCTGGTGCGTTCGAAAAACACCAGGGTCGCCATCGGTACCACCATGGCGATCGCGAGGGTGATCAGGAAGATGCCGATGATGAAACCAATGATCCGTAAGGTCGGCAGCGCCATGAAGTCCGCTCGGGTGACAGGAAGAGGCGCCATTCTACCTGCGGCGTAGGGCTTGTAAACCGGGGGCTGTAAAGGCTCTACGGTTGAAATGCGGAGCGGGCTTGTGTGGGAGCGAGCTTGCGGTCTTTGTGCGACTGCAAACGATAGCTACAAAAAAGGCGACCCGAAGGTCGCCTCATTGACTCACTCAGACCGCGCTGATCAGAAATCGTGTTCAGCGTTGTCCGGGTTCAGGTCGCCGATACCCAGCTTACCGGCCACCTGCTCGATGGCGCCGGTCTGCTTGACCAGCGAAGCAATGGCGTCGCGCACGATCTGGTTGCCCGCTTCGTTGCCGGCGGCGATCAGTTGATCGTAGTGCTCGCCCTTGTCGGCGTGGTCAACCATGACCTGGATCTTGGCTTCGGTGGCAGCCAGGTCAGCCTTGAGGGCTGCGTCGGCGGCCGGATCGACCTTGGCCACCAGGGACGACAGGCTGGCGCCGGTCATCTGGGTGCCATCAACGCGGGTGTAT is from Pseudomonas mucidolens and encodes:
- the arfB gene encoding alternative ribosome rescue aminoacyl-tRNA hydrolase ArfB, yielding MLVISNNVHLSDAEIELTAIRAQGAGGQNVNKVSSAVHLRFDIPASSLPPFYKERLLALRDSRITSEGVLVLKAQQYRTQEQNRADALERLVELILSATKVEKKRRPTKPTLGSKKRRLESKTKRGSIKAGRGKVDF
- a CDS encoding MFS transporter, whose product is MPETQRPMAVTLQVVSIVLFTFIGYLNIGIPLAVLPGYVHSELGFGAVVAGLVISVQYLATLLSRPYAGRIIDNRGSKRAVMYGLAGCGLSGVFMLLSAWLTHLPVLSLTSLLIGRLVLGSAESLVGSGSIGWGIGRVGATNTAKVISWNGIASYGALAIGAPLGVWLVNRLGLWSMGLSIILLALLGLLLAWPKRAAPVVAGERLPFMHVLGRVLPHGCGLALGSIGFGTIATFITLYYATQHWDNAVLCLSLFGASFIGARLLFGNLINRMGGFRVAIACLAVESLGLLLLWLAPNAELALAGAALSGFGFSLVFPALGVEAVNLVPASSRGAAVGAYSLFVDLSLGITGPLAGAIAAGFGFASIFLFAALAAFAGLLLSLYLYRQSPKYREERNAG
- a CDS encoding DUF962 domain-containing protein — its product is MENIRKFNSFAEFYPYYLSEHGNSTCRRLHFIGTSLVIFIFALAVGKGAWWLLLALPLAGYSFAWAGHFFFEKNRPATFQHPFYSLLGDFVMYRDMILGKVPF
- a CDS encoding AraC family transcriptional regulator gives rise to the protein MSERTTSASWAMGIVKALEMEGLDCRALFKQIGLDYAALNDPDARFPQDSMTRLWQRAVELSGNPAIGLNMGKVVHPASFHVVGYALMSSRTLAEGFMRLVRYQRIIAESAELSFRLLTEGYALILTVHGDHLPPTRQSAEASLASALALCGWLTGRTLQPHKVLVQGDQPADLEPYRQAFHAPLVFNAPYDALIFELADMEAPLPTANEAMALLHDRFAGEYLARFSESRVTHKTRQVLCRLLPQGEPKREVVAQTLHLSQRTLQRRLHEEGTSFQTLLDDTRRELAEQYLAQPSMTLLEIAYLLGFADPSNFFRAFRRWFDATPGVYRARMLKGAALSDARMPGYTTQTP
- a CDS encoding TrkH family potassium uptake protein, coding for MALPTLRIIGFIIGIFLITLAIAMVVPMATLVFFERTSDLPSFLWASMITFVAGVALVIPGRPEHVHLRPRDMYLLTVSSWVVVCIFAALPFLLTQHISYTDSFFESMSGITATGATVLSGLDTMSPGILIWRSLLHWLGGIGFIAMAVAILPLLRIGGMRLFQTESSDRSEKVMPRSHMVARLIVAAYVGITLFGSLAFWWAGMGLFDAINHAMSAISTGGFSTSDESLAHWKQPAVHWVAVVVMILGSLPFALYVATLRGNRKVLIKDQQVQGLLALLLLTWLVLGSWYWWTTNLHWLEALRHVALNVTSIVTTTGFALGDYSLWGNFSLMLFFYLGFIGGCSGSTAGGIKIFRFQVAYILLKANLNQLIHPRAVIKQKYNGHRLDEEIVRSILTFSFFFAITICVIALALSLLGLDWMTALTGAASTVSGVGPGLGETIGPAGNFATLPDAAKWILSLGMLLGRLEIITVFVLCIPAFWRH